One stretch of Juglans microcarpa x Juglans regia isolate MS1-56 chromosome 3D, Jm3101_v1.0, whole genome shotgun sequence DNA includes these proteins:
- the LOC121256403 gene encoding LOW QUALITY PROTEIN: small nuclear ribonucleoprotein Sm D2-like (The sequence of the model RefSeq protein was modified relative to this genomic sequence to represent the inferred CDS: inserted 1 base in 1 codon), translating into MEEDGTKNKEEEFNTGPLSVLMMSVKNNTQVLVNCRNNKKLLGRVRSFDRHCNIVLENVREMWTEAKTGKGKKKHIXVNKDRFIRKMFLRGDSVMIVLRNPK; encoded by the exons atggaggaggat GGTACCAAAAATAAGGAAGAGGAATTTAACACTGGGCCACTTTCTGTTCTGATGATGAGTGTTAAAAACAACACCCAG GTGCTCGTAAATTGTCGGAATAACAAAAAGCTGTTGGGTCGTGTCAGATCCTTTGATAGGCACTGCAACATTGTTCTTGAAAATGTCAGGGAAATGTGGACTGAG GCAAAAACTGGTAAAGGTAAGAAAAAACACA CGGTAAACAAAGACAGATTCATCAGAAAGATGTTTCTCCGTGGAGATTCTGTTATGATTGTTCTTAGGAATCCCAAGTGA